The following proteins come from a genomic window of Flavobacterium crocinum:
- the nagB gene encoding glucosamine-6-phosphate deaminase, with protein MKSALDIKPDISYKSAGKFEETRFEKIHNEIFKNSVEASVIVAQEIAQLIRSKQEKNKACVLGLATGSSPIKVYEELVRMHREEGLSFSNVITFNLDEYYPMTKENNQSYHYFMHEHLFNHIDIKPENINIPDGTVAIEEINQYCIDYEMNIKSAGGLDFQLLGIGRTGHVGFNEPGSHINSGTRIITLDHITRVDASSAFNGIDNVPKRAITMGVSTIMRSKRIVLMAWGQNKADIIKRTIQGDISSEVPATFLQNHPNATFVLDQSAASELTRFKTPWLVGECLWTPELKSKAIVWLCQKTKQSILKLTDRDYNNNGMSDLLAQEGSAYDMNINMFNILQHTITGWPGGKPNTDDSHRPERANPAKKRVILFSPHPDDDVISMGGTFSKLIKQGHDVHVVYQTSGNIAVSDEEALKFAELASDFVGEEKADINFKAVIDFLNNKSENQIDSLEVRKLKGLIRRRESYGATRYIGLKDANTHFLDLPFYETGQVKKNPLGQEDIEIVKEIIARIKPHQVFAAGDLADPHGTHEVCLNAIFAALKELKPEPYMNDCWLWLYRGAWHEWDIHEIDMAVPLSPSEVLLKRHAILFHQSQKDRVMFQGNDSREFWVRAEDRNKNTAVLYDELGLAEYEAIEAFKRFDY; from the coding sequence ATGAAAAGTGCTTTAGACATAAAACCTGATATTAGTTACAAAAGCGCAGGAAAATTTGAAGAAACCCGATTTGAAAAAATTCATAACGAAATCTTCAAAAATTCTGTTGAAGCTTCTGTAATAGTAGCACAGGAAATTGCGCAGCTGATTCGATCTAAACAGGAGAAAAATAAAGCTTGTGTTTTAGGTTTGGCTACAGGCTCTTCTCCTATAAAAGTTTATGAAGAACTGGTACGAATGCACAGAGAAGAAGGACTTAGTTTTAGCAATGTAATCACTTTTAATTTGGATGAGTATTATCCAATGACGAAAGAGAACAATCAGAGTTATCACTATTTCATGCATGAGCATCTTTTTAATCACATTGATATCAAACCTGAAAACATTAATATTCCGGACGGTACTGTTGCAATTGAAGAAATCAATCAATATTGTATCGATTACGAGATGAATATTAAAAGCGCAGGAGGTCTTGATTTTCAATTATTAGGAATTGGGCGTACAGGTCACGTTGGTTTTAACGAACCAGGTTCGCATATTAATTCCGGAACCCGAATTATTACTTTAGACCACATTACAAGAGTTGATGCTTCATCTGCTTTTAACGGTATTGATAATGTGCCGAAACGTGCCATAACAATGGGAGTTTCAACCATCATGAGATCAAAGCGTATTGTTTTGATGGCGTGGGGACAAAATAAAGCAGATATTATTAAAAGAACCATTCAGGGAGATATCAGTTCAGAAGTTCCGGCGACATTTTTGCAAAATCATCCAAATGCTACTTTTGTTTTAGATCAGTCTGCAGCTTCAGAATTAACCCGTTTTAAAACGCCATGGTTAGTAGGAGAGTGTCTTTGGACACCTGAATTAAAAAGCAAAGCAATCGTTTGGTTGTGCCAAAAAACGAAACAGTCTATTTTGAAATTGACCGATCGTGATTACAATAACAACGGAATGTCTGATCTTCTGGCTCAGGAAGGTTCTGCTTATGATATGAATATTAATATGTTCAATATTTTACAGCATACCATTACCGGATGGCCGGGAGGAAAACCAAATACAGATGATTCGCATCGCCCAGAAAGAGCAAATCCGGCAAAAAAGAGAGTAATCCTTTTTAGTCCGCATCCGGATGATGATGTGATTTCTATGGGAGGAACATTTTCTAAATTAATCAAACAAGGTCATGATGTGCATGTAGTGTATCAAACCTCAGGAAATATTGCAGTTTCTGATGAAGAAGCATTAAAATTTGCTGAATTAGCCAGTGATTTTGTGGGTGAAGAAAAAGCGGATATCAATTTCAAAGCCGTTATAGATTTTCTAAACAATAAATCCGAAAACCAAATTGATTCTTTGGAAGTCCGAAAATTAAAAGGACTTATCAGAAGAAGAGAATCTTACGGAGCAACCAGATATATTGGACTGAAAGATGCCAATACACACTTTTTGGATCTGCCTTTTTATGAAACTGGACAAGTTAAAAAGAATCCGTTAGGACAGGAAGATATTGAAATTGTAAAAGAGATTATTGCCAGAATAAAACCGCATCAGGTCTTTGCTGCAGGAGATTTGGCAGATCCCCACGGTACACACGAAGTATGCCTGAATGCCATTTTTGCTGCTTTAAAAGAACTTAAACCGGAACCTTATATGAATGATTGCTGGTTATGGCTTTACAGAGGAGCGTGGCACGAATGGGATATTCATGAAATTGACATGGCTGTTCCGTTAAGTCCTTCAGAAGTTCTTTTAAAACGCCATGCTATTTTGTTTCATCAGTCTCAAAAAGACAGAGTTATGTTTCAGGGAAATGATTCCAGAGAATTCTGGGTTAGGGCGGAAGACCGAAATAAAAATACAGCCGTTTTATACGATGAATTAGGTCTGGCCGAATATGAAGCGATAGAAGCCTTTAAACGTTTTGATTACTAA
- a CDS encoding RagB/SusD family nutrient uptake outer membrane protein, translated as MKTNNIKKSLICLGLLALVGCTDNFDEINSNPDGFTQEELTQDFNHIKGPFTTMFDNVMVNVPGWKYQVAIDLSGNTWGGYTTAPGFDGNNNLSYALSDNWNLWGWEAIYTQVMANYLKVEAASKGKYDEFYALATIVKVQTLHKAADSWGPIVYSKLGTTDAAIGYDSQEEAYGLMFKDLDFAVAELTKRIDAGEASSFTKIDRSTYKGDYTKWVRYANSLRLRLAMRIVKANPTLAKAEAEKAVSQKFGVMTVNADSFIVNKDVSQHPLRVAAYEYNDSRMSADMESIMGGYNDPRISVYFKTSEEFPGEYKGIRTGGNLGDKSKHINFSNFGKIIDEDKQVVWLNAAEIYFLRAEGALRGWNMGGDAATLYKAGITASFEQLSVGGAADYIANNVKTAKDYVDPVAPFNSGLAVNKVTVAWDETASNEVKLQKIITQKWIANFPDGMEAWAEHRRTGYPKLLPILNNQSAGAITTEFGVRRINFVSTEKDGNPDGLKTGISKLNGPDNGGTRTWWDVNAPNF; from the coding sequence ATGAAAACAAATAATATAAAAAAATCACTAATCTGTCTTGGTCTTTTGGCTTTAGTTGGTTGTACAGATAATTTTGACGAGATTAATAGTAATCCTGATGGTTTTACACAAGAGGAACTAACGCAAGACTTTAATCATATTAAAGGTCCTTTTACTACAATGTTTGACAATGTGATGGTAAATGTGCCAGGTTGGAAATATCAAGTAGCTATTGATTTATCGGGTAACACTTGGGGTGGATATACTACAGCACCAGGTTTTGATGGTAATAATAATCTTTCTTATGCACTTTCTGATAACTGGAACCTTTGGGGCTGGGAAGCTATTTACACGCAAGTAATGGCAAATTACTTAAAAGTTGAAGCTGCATCTAAAGGTAAATATGATGAGTTTTATGCTTTGGCAACAATAGTAAAAGTACAGACTTTACATAAAGCTGCCGATTCTTGGGGACCAATAGTTTATTCTAAATTAGGTACTACAGATGCAGCAATCGGTTATGATTCTCAAGAAGAGGCTTATGGTTTAATGTTTAAAGATTTAGATTTTGCTGTTGCAGAATTAACAAAAAGAATTGATGCAGGAGAAGCAAGTTCTTTTACAAAAATCGATCGTTCGACTTATAAAGGAGACTATACAAAATGGGTTAGATATGCAAACTCTTTACGTTTAAGATTAGCAATGCGTATTGTAAAAGCAAATCCAACATTAGCTAAAGCGGAAGCTGAAAAAGCAGTTAGCCAAAAATTTGGCGTAATGACAGTAAATGCAGACAGCTTTATTGTGAATAAAGATGTTTCGCAACACCCACTTAGAGTTGCAGCTTATGAATATAATGATAGCCGTATGTCTGCAGATATGGAGTCTATCATGGGAGGGTATAATGATCCTAGAATAAGTGTTTATTTTAAAACTTCAGAAGAGTTTCCTGGAGAATATAAAGGAATCCGTACTGGTGGTAATCTTGGCGATAAGTCAAAACACATTAATTTTTCGAATTTTGGTAAGATAATAGATGAAGACAAACAAGTTGTTTGGTTAAACGCTGCTGAGATTTACTTCTTGAGAGCAGAAGGAGCTTTAAGAGGTTGGAATATGGGCGGTGATGCTGCGACATTATACAAAGCAGGTATTACGGCTTCTTTTGAACAGCTTTCGGTAGGTGGTGCTGCTGACTATATTGCAAATAATGTAAAAACAGCTAAAGATTACGTAGATCCAGTTGCTCCATTTAATAGCGGTTTAGCTGTAAATAAAGTAACTGTTGCTTGGGATGAAACTGCAAGTAACGAAGTGAAATTGCAAAAAATCATTACTCAAAAATGGATTGCTAATTTCCCTGACGGTATGGAAGCTTGGGCTGAACACCGCAGAACTGGTTATCCTAAATTATTGCCAATTCTTAACAATCAAAGTGCTGGTGCAATCACAACTGAGTTTGGTGTAAGAAGAATAAACTTTGTATCTACTGAAAAAGACGGAAATCCAGACGGTCTTAAAACAGGTATTTCAAAACTTAACGGGCCAGATAACGGAGGAACAAGAACTTGGTGGGATGTTAATGCTCCAAATTTCTAA
- a CDS encoding SusC/RagA family TonB-linked outer membrane protein produces MKKIFLIFMIVFTAQVSLAQVKSVKGVITDSDGMPLPGASVAVQGGQKGTTTDFDGLYSIEVQKGQTLVFTYVGLETQTIVVGDAATINVKMVQGASNALNEVVVTSLGVKKTRKSLTYAAQELKGEELTRVKDANVINTIAGKVAGVAVTKSSGGTGGSTKVVIRGNSSIMNSQPLYVIDGIPMYNGTSNQQGNTNASNDSFGSTAGGNRDGGDVISLINPDDYEGMTVLKGAAASVLYGSQGANGVILLSSKKVKENTGNLAISSVTTFESVHSLPEFQYEYGTANAQKSWGGKVSSNDFVKDFFNTGVTQITSAAFTTGSEVSSTSISYANTAASGVIEGNGLKKNNFGIRQTGKFFNNKLTVSADAKYTTQTISNRPVNGLYSNPLTGVYLFQRGNDFNYYKDNFETFIPSRNLYGQNFYSAPNADIYVQNPYWLINRNKSLDKDNFFNGNLALEYKANNWLSIAARYSYNRVENDYDKKIYATTNTSLSNINGRYINVANLSTQRYGDLIAKINTNFNEDFSFNAIVGASINNTLANQQTTLDSGIVGGLVNANLFTLGNFASASGLDNLSLQATGSSREVQSIFASATFGYKNMLYLDVTGRNDWSSTLVNTDSPSYFYPSVGVTALISEMATMPEWINFGKVRGTYAQVGNDVSAFVTSPKSTIQGGNIIPPVVGPRPGEGLKPELKSEFEFGTEWRMFNNRLGFEISYYNSETKNQYIQVPAPATNPYGYTFYGINAGSIENKGLELVVSGKIIEGQKFSWETMVNYSHNRNKVKEIPAELGGKIPLTPVNNINYRYSLTEGRPFGVIEGKGIVRNDNGEIVLDNNGNLAVEADFHEVGNANPDFMLGWSNTFKFGSFTANFLIDGRFGGDVMSITESMNDFYGVSKRSGDARNAGGVAVNAVMPDGTKVTNMDPQKYYEAVGGLNGATAEYVYSATNVSLREVSLGYTFNKKAIPFVNTATLSLIARNLFFFYKDAPFDPNIALSTGQGLQGVDIYGLPSTRSIGLNLNVTF; encoded by the coding sequence ATGAAAAAAATTTTCTTAATCTTTATGATTGTTTTTACAGCGCAGGTTTCGCTTGCACAAGTAAAAAGTGTCAAGGGTGTGATTACAGATTCTGATGGTATGCCATTACCAGGTGCTTCTGTTGCAGTACAAGGAGGTCAAAAGGGAACAACTACCGATTTTGACGGATTGTATTCAATCGAAGTTCAAAAAGGTCAGACTTTAGTTTTTACTTATGTTGGACTGGAAACTCAAACAATTGTTGTAGGAGATGCTGCTACAATTAATGTAAAAATGGTTCAAGGAGCTTCAAATGCATTGAATGAAGTTGTGGTAACTTCTTTAGGTGTTAAGAAAACAAGAAAATCTTTGACATACGCTGCTCAAGAACTTAAAGGAGAAGAGTTGACTCGTGTAAAAGATGCCAACGTTATTAATACAATTGCAGGTAAAGTTGCGGGTGTTGCAGTAACAAAAAGTTCTGGTGGTACTGGAGGATCTACAAAAGTTGTAATTCGCGGTAACTCTTCTATCATGAATAGCCAGCCACTTTATGTTATTGATGGTATTCCTATGTATAATGGTACTTCAAATCAGCAGGGTAATACAAATGCGTCAAATGATTCATTTGGTAGTACTGCTGGAGGTAACCGTGATGGAGGGGATGTTATTTCTTTGATTAATCCAGACGATTACGAAGGAATGACTGTGCTTAAAGGTGCTGCCGCTTCAGTTTTGTACGGATCACAAGGAGCAAATGGGGTTATTTTATTGTCTTCTAAAAAAGTTAAAGAGAACACTGGGAATTTAGCAATTTCTTCTGTTACTACTTTTGAATCTGTTCATTCATTACCAGAATTTCAGTATGAATATGGAACAGCAAATGCACAAAAATCTTGGGGAGGAAAAGTATCTTCAAATGATTTCGTAAAAGACTTCTTTAACACAGGAGTTACACAAATTACTTCTGCTGCTTTTACAACTGGATCTGAGGTTTCTTCAACTAGTATTTCTTATGCTAATACAGCTGCTTCAGGAGTTATTGAAGGAAATGGATTAAAGAAAAATAACTTTGGAATTCGCCAGACAGGTAAATTTTTCAACAATAAATTAACTGTTTCTGCTGACGCTAAATATACAACTCAGACTATCAGCAACAGACCTGTAAACGGATTGTATTCAAATCCATTAACGGGAGTTTATTTGTTCCAAAGAGGAAATGACTTTAATTATTATAAAGATAATTTTGAAACATTTATTCCTTCTAGAAACCTATACGGTCAAAACTTTTACAGCGCACCAAATGCTGATATTTATGTTCAGAATCCTTATTGGTTAATTAATAGAAATAAATCTCTTGATAAAGATAATTTCTTCAACGGAAATTTAGCTCTAGAATACAAAGCAAACAATTGGTTAAGCATTGCAGCAAGATATAGCTATAATAGAGTTGAAAACGATTATGATAAAAAGATTTATGCTACAACCAATACTTCTTTATCTAATATAAACGGTAGATATATAAACGTTGCCAATTTAAGCACACAACGTTATGGGGATTTGATTGCTAAAATTAATACTAATTTCAACGAAGATTTTAGCTTTAATGCTATCGTAGGAGCAAGTATCAATAATACATTAGCAAATCAACAGACTACGTTAGATTCTGGTATTGTTGGCGGACTTGTAAATGCTAACTTGTTTACCTTAGGGAATTTTGCAAGTGCAAGTGGTTTAGATAACTTAAGCCTTCAGGCTACAGGTTCTTCAAGAGAGGTTCAGTCAATTTTTGCTTCTGCAACTTTTGGTTATAAAAATATGTTGTATTTAGATGTTACAGGACGTAATGATTGGTCTTCTACTTTAGTAAATACTGATAGTCCATCTTATTTTTATCCATCTGTAGGGGTTACTGCTCTTATTAGTGAAATGGCAACAATGCCAGAATGGATTAACTTCGGAAAAGTGAGAGGAACTTACGCTCAAGTGGGGAATGATGTTTCTGCTTTTGTAACTTCTCCAAAATCAACTATTCAAGGAGGTAATATTATTCCTCCTGTAGTAGGGCCAAGACCAGGTGAAGGATTAAAACCTGAATTGAAATCAGAATTTGAATTTGGTACTGAATGGAGAATGTTCAACAATAGATTAGGTTTCGAAATTTCTTACTACAACTCAGAAACTAAAAATCAATACATTCAAGTTCCAGCTCCAGCAACAAACCCTTACGGTTATACTTTCTACGGAATAAATGCTGGTAGCATAGAAAATAAAGGACTTGAACTTGTTGTTAGCGGAAAAATTATTGAAGGGCAAAAATTCTCATGGGAAACTATGGTAAATTATTCTCACAATAGAAATAAAGTAAAAGAAATTCCAGCAGAATTAGGAGGTAAAATTCCATTAACTCCTGTAAATAATATTAATTACAGATACTCTTTAACTGAAGGAAGACCATTTGGTGTGATCGAAGGAAAAGGTATTGTGAGAAATGATAATGGCGAAATTGTTTTAGATAATAATGGAAATTTAGCTGTTGAAGCTGACTTCCACGAAGTTGGTAATGCAAACCCTGATTTTATGTTAGGCTGGTCAAACACATTTAAATTTGGTTCTTTTACAGCTAATTTCTTAATTGATGGGCGTTTTGGAGGTGATGTAATGAGTATTACTGAATCTATGAATGATTTTTATGGAGTATCAAAAAGATCTGGAGATGCTAGAAATGCTGGTGGTGTTGCAGTAAATGCAGTAATGCCTGATGGTACAAAAGTAACTAATATGGATCCTCAGAAATACTATGAAGCTGTAGGCGGACTTAATGGAGCAACAGCTGAATATGTATACAGCGCTACAAACGTTAGTTTAAGAGAGGTTTCACTTGGATATACTTTCAACAAAAAAGCAATTCCTTTTGTTAACACAGCAACTTTATCATTAATCGCAAGAAACTTATTCTTCTTTTATAAAGATGCACCATTCGATCCAAACATTGCTTTAAGTACAGGTCAGGGCTTACAAGGTGTTGATATTTATGGTTTACCATCAACAAGAAGTATTGGTCTTAATTTAAATGTAACTTTCTAA
- a CDS encoding S8 family serine peptidase, whose translation MKNKLLISICVFLISFLGLRAQEAPYYYYKGKKVNLTVDKGFVNISTEQDVDKSAITALGIKEFELSADKSKNASEKKAKLEFKNDQTDAEFNQRIKKLRENPGIKSVSLYYKRGDAKPIGTSSYFYVKLKDVQDLKLLQKTASEKAVDIVKQVPYMPEWYILSVKKGANGNSVDLSNQFYETGLFADVDPAFMFDFKKTCTNDPDFGSLWGLNNTANPNIDINACQAWTVSQGNGVKIAVVDQGIDKTHNDLAGNISPLSFDAQSGSSPSVFINGNTHGTHVAGTIGAIRDNNLQVVGVAPLSKIMTVSHSLLPTYTISAELASGISWARLNQADVINNSWGDKGGYYYGQLYSAILEQSITQAINEGRNGKGAIVVFASGNYAPVMDYPAYFNDNILTVGAITSVGARSNFSGYGAKLDVVAPGSNILSTIPGNLTLPESGTSMAAPHVAGISALILSVNPNLTGQQVRDIIEQTSQKVGSYSYTTTAGRSNGTWNTEMGYGLVDAYAASLLACMSSLPVITGNDGICTNATYAGPSGATTYNWSVTQGSNLVTLSGNNTSSVTLTRTSQVVNGPITLNLYYGNASCGYRTITKNITVGSNFTVTSSGVGPSGQVDIYIYGGAPPYKIYRGESTLIYTANSAGTYTVPFGCSGGILKVEADTSCGLTAIRKMYGGCSSKLSTQTLADSNSKSNSFLYNVYPNPSSDIINIDLSNKNETENLNIPITATLYDLNGKEQRSISIVDNKGVIDVSKFRKGIYVLHVNINGKTESHQVIIE comes from the coding sequence ATGAAAAATAAATTACTCATTTCTATTTGCGTTTTTTTAATTAGTTTTTTAGGATTACGGGCACAAGAAGCACCTTATTACTATTATAAAGGGAAAAAAGTTAATTTGACTGTTGATAAAGGTTTTGTTAATATCAGTACAGAACAAGATGTAGATAAGTCTGCTATAACAGCTTTGGGAATTAAAGAATTTGAACTCTCAGCTGATAAATCAAAAAATGCAAGTGAAAAGAAGGCAAAACTAGAATTTAAAAATGACCAAACGGACGCAGAGTTTAATCAAAGAATTAAAAAGCTCAGAGAAAATCCAGGTATTAAGAGTGTCTCTTTATATTATAAAAGAGGAGATGCTAAACCTATTGGAACTTCAAGTTATTTTTACGTCAAATTGAAAGATGTACAAGATCTTAAATTACTACAAAAAACTGCCTCAGAAAAAGCTGTTGATATTGTTAAGCAGGTTCCATATATGCCAGAATGGTATATTCTTTCTGTTAAAAAAGGAGCTAATGGGAATTCAGTAGATTTATCTAATCAGTTTTATGAAACAGGCCTTTTTGCAGATGTAGATCCTGCTTTTATGTTTGATTTTAAAAAGACTTGTACAAATGATCCTGATTTTGGAAGTTTATGGGGGCTAAATAATACCGCTAATCCCAATATTGACATAAATGCATGTCAGGCTTGGACAGTATCACAAGGAAATGGTGTAAAAATAGCAGTGGTTGACCAGGGAATAGATAAAACCCATAATGATTTGGCAGGTAATATTTCTCCTTTAAGTTTTGATGCACAGTCAGGATCTTCACCAAGTGTTTTTATCAATGGTAATACACATGGTACTCATGTTGCAGGAACAATTGGAGCAATTAGGGATAACAATTTACAAGTAGTTGGGGTTGCCCCATTATCAAAAATAATGACTGTAAGTCATTCTTTGTTGCCAACTTATACAATTTCAGCAGAGCTTGCGAGTGGGATAAGCTGGGCGCGTCTAAATCAAGCAGACGTCATTAATAATTCGTGGGGAGATAAAGGAGGATATTATTATGGACAGCTATATAGTGCAATACTTGAGCAATCTATTACACAGGCTATTAACGAAGGAAGAAATGGAAAAGGAGCTATAGTTGTTTTTGCTTCTGGTAATTATGCTCCTGTAATGGACTATCCAGCTTATTTTAATGATAATATTTTGACTGTCGGTGCCATAACATCTGTCGGTGCTCGATCTAATTTTTCGGGTTACGGTGCAAAATTAGATGTTGTAGCTCCAGGAAGTAATATTTTATCAACAATACCTGGAAATCTGACACTTCCTGAAAGTGGTACTTCAATGGCTGCGCCGCATGTAGCTGGTATTAGTGCTTTGATACTTTCTGTTAATCCTAATTTGACAGGTCAGCAGGTTCGAGATATTATTGAACAAACATCTCAAAAAGTAGGAAGTTATTCTTATACAACAACAGCTGGGAGATCAAATGGAACATGGAATACAGAAATGGGATATGGGTTAGTAGATGCTTATGCAGCTTCTTTGTTAGCTTGTATGAGTTCATTACCAGTAATAACAGGAAATGATGGAATCTGTACTAATGCAACATACGCAGGACCATCTGGTGCGACAACCTATAATTGGTCAGTAACGCAGGGAAGTAATTTGGTTACGCTTTCAGGAAATAACACAAGTTCTGTAACATTGACAAGAACCTCCCAAGTAGTTAATGGTCCTATTACTCTTAATCTTTATTATGGTAATGCATCATGTGGTTATAGAACGATTACTAAAAACATTACAGTAGGTAGTAATTTTACAGTTACTTCATCGGGTGTTGGACCAAGTGGTCAAGTCGATATTTATATATATGGCGGAGCTCCTCCGTATAAAATTTACAGAGGAGAATCAACCTTAATATATACTGCCAATTCAGCAGGAACATATACAGTCCCTTTTGGATGTAGCGGAGGAATATTGAAAGTAGAAGCAGATACTTCTTGTGGCCTCACTGCTATTCGAAAAATGTATGGAGGATGTTCTTCTAAATTGTCAACCCAAACTTTAGCAGATTCAAATTCAAAATCGAATAGCTTTTTGTATAATGTCTATCCAAATCCGTCAAGCGACATCATTAATATAGATTTGTCTAACAAAAATGAAACGGAAAATCTTAATATCCCAATTACAGCAACATTATATGACTTAAACGGAAAAGAGCAAAGAAGTATTTCCATAGTTGATAATAAGGGAGTTATTGATGTAAGTAAGTTTCGAAAAGGAATTTATGTATTACATGTAAATATTAATGGAAAAACAGAAAGTCATCAAGTTATAATTGAATAA
- a CDS encoding sensor histidine kinase, which yields MLTKTKNPTEISQLKEIRKVKFNIKLQNHFWFWGVYFTLNFLRWGAYFNDYPYAFKSNLIEFSLVIPLVYLNLFVLVPKYVLKQKYIMYTFLLLLSLFAIYLLKTALTYYIISENIWPEANREYHPFEINHIVAVCIGELYVLAMASSVYLTLTWLKERERNRSLRENQFKIKLKYLENQIQPHFFFNTLNNLYALSLESSKKVPDVIIKLSNLMEYVLYDVKGTKFVPLIKEIDYIQNYIEIEKLRFENVEVTMNLESDIEDVVVPPLIFISLVENAFKHGGLNNKNLKIKINCKVIDNKILDFEILNNFVISQNQKAKRGIGLVNTKKRLKLIYRNNFSLKQKTKLNFYITRLQIPTHNED from the coding sequence TTGTTAACAAAAACCAAAAATCCAACCGAAATAAGCCAATTGAAAGAAATTCGAAAAGTTAAGTTTAACATAAAGCTGCAAAATCACTTTTGGTTTTGGGGCGTGTATTTTACATTAAATTTTTTACGATGGGGAGCTTACTTTAATGATTATCCCTACGCATTCAAATCGAACTTAATTGAGTTCTCTTTGGTTATTCCTTTGGTATATCTGAATTTATTTGTTTTAGTTCCTAAATATGTACTAAAGCAGAAGTATATTATGTATACTTTTTTATTACTGTTGAGTTTATTTGCGATTTATTTACTTAAAACAGCACTTACCTATTACATTATCTCCGAAAATATCTGGCCGGAAGCGAATCGAGAATACCATCCGTTCGAAATCAATCACATTGTTGCTGTTTGTATTGGAGAACTCTATGTTTTGGCAATGGCATCGTCAGTATATCTTACTTTAACTTGGCTCAAAGAACGAGAAAGAAACAGATCGCTGAGAGAAAATCAGTTTAAAATCAAATTAAAATATCTCGAAAACCAAATTCAGCCACATTTTTTCTTTAATACCTTAAACAACTTATACGCATTATCCTTAGAATCTTCTAAAAAAGTTCCGGATGTAATTATTAAACTTTCCAACTTAATGGAATATGTACTCTATGATGTAAAAGGTACTAAGTTTGTTCCTTTAATAAAAGAGATTGACTACATTCAGAATTATATCGAAATTGAAAAACTTCGTTTCGAAAATGTAGAAGTAACTATGAATCTGGAATCGGATATTGAAGATGTTGTTGTTCCACCGCTGATTTTTATTTCATTAGTTGAAAATGCGTTTAAACATGGCGGTTTAAATAATAAAAACTTAAAAATCAAAATCAATTGCAAGGTTATCGATAATAAAATTCTTGATTTTGAAATCTTAAATAATTTTGTAATTTCACAAAATCAGAAAGCCAAACGTGGAATTGGGTTAGTAAATACAAAAAAGAGACTAAAACTTATTTACCGAAACAACTTCTCTCTGAAACAAAAAACCAAACTTAATTTCTACATAACCAGATTACAAATACCAACTCATAATGAAGATTAA
- a CDS encoding LytR/AlgR family response regulator transcription factor, giving the protein MKIKCVLIDDEPLAIKVLQNYFTNFTDFEVIATFNNSLEALDFINSTQVDAVFLDINMPMMTGFELISLIESKTKVIITTAFREFAAESYDLDVLDYLVKPIPLPRFIKCINKITTEYNLKNNIKVENAKGDSHIFIKVDKKMMKINIEEILFVEGMKEYIKVVTPDKTYITHKSLTSLSEELPADRFLRIHKSYVIALNKVKSIEGNRVQIQSYNIPIGRNYSKDVKNKILE; this is encoded by the coding sequence ATGAAGATTAAATGCGTGTTAATTGATGACGAGCCTTTAGCGATCAAAGTCCTGCAAAATTATTTTACCAATTTTACAGATTTTGAAGTTATTGCAACATTCAACAACTCCCTGGAGGCGCTGGACTTCATTAACAGCACACAGGTTGATGCTGTATTTCTGGATATCAATATGCCAATGATGACCGGTTTTGAACTCATTAGTTTAATTGAAAGCAAAACCAAAGTAATTATCACAACCGCTTTTAGAGAATTTGCGGCCGAAAGTTATGATCTCGATGTATTGGATTATTTAGTAAAACCAATTCCGCTGCCAAGATTTATAAAGTGCATCAATAAAATCACAACCGAATACAATCTCAAAAACAATATTAAAGTAGAAAACGCAAAAGGCGACTCGCATATTTTTATCAAAGTCGATAAAAAAATGATGAAAATTAATATTGAGGAAATTTTGTTTGTAGAAGGAATGAAAGAATATATCAAAGTTGTCACGCCCGACAAAACTTATATTACCCACAAATCTCTCACCTCTTTATCCGAAGAATTACCTGCAGATCGCTTTCTTAGGATACATAAATCTTATGTCATAGCGTTAAATAAGGTGAAATCTATCGAAGGAAACCGTGTTCAGATCCAATCTTACAACATTCCAATAGGCAGAAACTACAGTAAAGATGTTAAAAATAAAATTTTAGAATAA